The Beijerinckiaceae bacterium RH AL1 genome has a segment encoding these proteins:
- a CDS encoding putative CAAX protease self-immunity (ID:RHAL1_02878;~source:Prodigal:2.6), whose product MPSVGIDAPTPMPQPLAPAWLAASLVAIAAAAVLFCCLVAVLSTLGLFASFGTDGATDFLQQLKFDRQLRTQVGAATVSAAYVGLALATLAAAWLRGGRGWRDLVALRPMRSGRTAWRDTLGIAALTLGYIAVTTYAAEHARDRSLLVTGPTDMVLISLLVGNLVVLAPIAEELVFRGWIYTALRRSFSFWPSYLVTIALFAGIHWDASHIRIVQVLPLSAALGLMRERAGSIKPTIALHATYNLVIVAIRLAFT is encoded by the coding sequence ATGCCGTCGGTCGGCATCGACGCGCCGACCCCGATGCCGCAACCGCTCGCGCCCGCGTGGCTCGCGGCGAGCCTCGTCGCCATCGCCGCTGCGGCGGTGCTCTTCTGCTGCCTCGTCGCGGTGCTCTCGACGCTTGGCCTCTTCGCAAGCTTCGGCACCGACGGCGCCACCGATTTCCTGCAGCAGCTGAAGTTCGACCGGCAGCTGCGCACGCAGGTCGGCGCCGCCACGGTCAGCGCCGCCTATGTCGGGCTGGCGCTCGCGACGCTCGCCGCGGCATGGCTGCGCGGCGGTCGCGGCTGGCGCGACCTCGTCGCGCTGCGGCCGATGCGCTCGGGCCGCACCGCCTGGCGCGACACGCTCGGCATCGCCGCGCTGACCCTCGGCTACATCGCGGTCACCACCTACGCCGCCGAGCACGCGCGCGACCGCAGCCTGCTCGTCACTGGGCCGACGGACATGGTCCTCATCAGCCTGCTGGTCGGCAACCTCGTCGTGCTGGCCCCGATCGCCGAGGAGCTCGTCTTCCGCGGCTGGATCTACACGGCGCTGCGCCGGAGCTTCTCGTTCTGGCCGAGCTATCTCGTGACGATCGCGCTCTTCGCCGGCATCCATTGGGACGCGAGCCATATCCGCATCGTGCAGGTGCTGCCGCTCTCCGCCGCGCTCGGCCTGATGCGCGAGCGCGCCGGCTCGATCAAGCCGACGATTGCGCTGCATGCGACCTACAACCTCGTCATCGTTGCGATCCGCCTCGCCTTCACGTGA
- a CDS encoding hypothetical protein (ID:RHAL1_02872;~conserved protein of unknown function;~source:Prodigal:2.6), translating to MSTNTAVVTGASTGIGAVYADRLARRGHDLVLVARDVSRLKALATRLHLETGRSIEVLVADLTRDADIAAVERRVAAQDVTLLVNNAGMSLNGGLLDNEVPALEQIITLNVTAPTRLAAAAGKAFVARGAGAIVNIASILAFAPESFDGVYSGTKAYILNLSLSLAGQVADRGVKVQAVLPGATRTEIWARSGKDIDAFPPEMVMEVDDLVDAALVGLDRGETVTIPPLADEDLYKSFEAARAAMGPHLSQREVAPRYRGVEVVA from the coding sequence ATGTCGACCAACACCGCCGTCGTCACCGGCGCCTCGACCGGCATCGGCGCCGTCTACGCCGATCGCCTGGCCCGTCGCGGCCATGATCTCGTCCTCGTCGCGCGCGACGTCTCGCGCCTCAAGGCGCTGGCGACGCGCCTGCACCTGGAGACAGGCCGCAGCATCGAGGTGCTCGTCGCCGACCTGACGCGCGACGCCGACATCGCCGCCGTCGAGCGTCGCGTGGCCGCTCAAGACGTCACGCTCCTCGTCAACAACGCCGGCATGTCGCTGAACGGCGGCCTCCTCGACAACGAGGTGCCGGCGCTCGAGCAGATCATCACGCTGAACGTCACCGCGCCGACCCGCCTCGCCGCCGCGGCCGGCAAGGCCTTCGTCGCGCGCGGCGCCGGCGCCATCGTCAATATCGCCTCGATCCTCGCCTTCGCGCCGGAAAGCTTCGACGGCGTCTATTCCGGCACCAAGGCCTACATCCTGAACCTGTCGCTCTCGCTGGCGGGCCAGGTTGCCGACCGCGGCGTCAAGGTGCAGGCGGTGCTGCCCGGTGCGACGCGCACCGAGATCTGGGCGCGCTCGGGCAAGGACATCGATGCGTTCCCGCCCGAGATGGTGATGGAGGTCGACGATCTCGTCGATGCCGCGCTGGTCGGCCTCGACAGGGGCGAGACCGTCACCATCCCGCCGCTCGCCGACGAGGACCTCTACAAGAGCTTCGAGGCGGCGCGGGCGGCGATGGGCCCGCATCTGTCGCAGCGCGAGGTCGCGCCGCGCTACCGGGGCGTTGAAGTCGTGGCATAA
- the cynT gene encoding Carbonic anhydrase (ID:RHAL1_02880;~source:Prodigal:2.6), whose translation MDRLVEGFARFREHVYPRQSALYETLAREGQKPQALVISCSDSRVMPEVVLQTDPGEIFVTRNAGNIVPRHGSEAAGAVTSAIEFAVTGLGVRHIVVCGHTDCGAMKALLKPEALKAMPAVGQWLRQCDCVREGFVCEDGETDDAAARRIAMRNVATQVKNLKTHPAVAGGLADGTLELHGWLFDIAAGQVLALDADTGTFRPLRTDGGDSAEGLAAAA comes from the coding sequence ATGGATCGTCTGGTCGAAGGTTTCGCTCGCTTCCGCGAGCACGTCTATCCGCGTCAGAGCGCGCTCTACGAGACGTTGGCGCGCGAGGGCCAGAAGCCGCAGGCGCTGGTCATCTCATGCTCCGACTCGCGCGTCATGCCCGAGGTCGTGCTGCAGACCGACCCCGGCGAAATCTTCGTCACCCGTAACGCCGGCAACATCGTGCCGCGCCACGGCAGCGAGGCGGCGGGCGCCGTCACCTCGGCGATCGAGTTTGCGGTGACGGGTCTCGGCGTGCGCCACATCGTGGTTTGCGGCCACACCGACTGCGGCGCGATGAAGGCGCTGCTGAAGCCCGAGGCGCTGAAGGCGATGCCCGCGGTCGGCCAGTGGCTGCGCCAGTGTGACTGCGTGCGCGAGGGCTTCGTCTGCGAGGACGGTGAGACCGACGACGCCGCGGCGCGACGCATCGCGATGCGCAACGTCGCCACGCAGGTAAAGAACCTTAAGACGCACCCCGCCGTCGCCGGCGGTCTCGCCGACGGCACGCTCGAGCTGCACGGCTGGCTCTTCGATATCGCCGCCGGCCAGGTGCTCGCGCTCGACGCCGACACCGGCACGTTCAGGCCGCTCCGCACGGATGGCGGCGACAGCGCCGAGGGTCTCGCCGCCGCCGCTTAA
- a CDS encoding hypothetical protein (ID:RHAL1_02879;~conserved membrane protein of unknown function;~source:Prodigal:2.6), which translates to MEAEDTAWTDAALALWARIEAHPFERPSIALDFTRRLARQLGWSLDTARMAVGEYRRFCFLAMVSRGRPMTPSEEVDEVWHLHLTFTRDYWERWCGDALGRPLHHDPTEGGPAENARYRAQYAETLALYERYFGPPPEAFWPGTAQRFAGRPRYRQVDGARVFILPRPRLPRLPRASLLAGVIALLWSGPASAREVGIGTTWNVLDWTAGPFLTLYIPLVLIATALAYALSENLRDTGRRGDARRLDTLSIAYLIDGSDHAADILLLQAALENSVRFDKKRTWLEQTATTAPDRLEPFGPPPPGGYRRKTLLKHFARSRHAQEIRRDLERRNLLLDDARVRLMRTAIRLSVGPVLLLGLAKIVVGEHRGKPVGYLFMIALIAAIANIILMARNLHRTHDGNDVVRNLRKDRSRAMRAPLQAELPLAFAVLGAPALAGSDYSALAAQISTGCGGGSDGGGGGGGGGGGGGCGGCGG; encoded by the coding sequence ATGGAGGCTGAAGACACCGCCTGGACCGACGCGGCGCTCGCCCTCTGGGCGCGGATCGAGGCGCACCCATTCGAGCGGCCGTCGATCGCCCTCGACTTCACCCGCCGCCTGGCGCGACAGCTCGGCTGGTCGCTCGACACGGCACGGATGGCGGTCGGCGAGTACCGGCGCTTCTGCTTCCTCGCGATGGTCTCGCGCGGCCGCCCGATGACGCCGAGCGAGGAGGTCGACGAGGTCTGGCACCTCCACCTCACCTTCACCCGCGACTACTGGGAGCGCTGGTGCGGCGACGCGCTCGGGCGACCGCTGCATCACGATCCGACCGAAGGCGGCCCCGCCGAGAACGCCCGCTATCGCGCGCAATATGCCGAGACGCTGGCGCTCTACGAGCGCTACTTCGGGCCGCCGCCCGAAGCCTTCTGGCCCGGCACGGCGCAGCGCTTCGCCGGGAGGCCGCGCTACCGCCAGGTGGATGGCGCCCGCGTGTTCATCCTGCCGCGGCCGCGCCTTCCGCGCCTGCCACGCGCGTCGCTGCTTGCCGGCGTCATCGCGCTGCTATGGAGCGGCCCGGCCTCGGCGCGGGAGGTCGGGATCGGGACGACCTGGAACGTGCTCGACTGGACCGCGGGCCCCTTCCTCACGCTCTACATTCCCCTCGTGCTCATCGCGACGGCGCTGGCCTACGCGCTCAGCGAGAATTTGCGCGACACCGGACGTCGCGGCGATGCCCGGCGCCTCGATACGCTGTCCATCGCCTACCTCATCGATGGCTCGGACCACGCGGCCGACATCCTGCTCCTGCAGGCCGCCCTCGAGAACAGCGTGCGTTTCGATAAGAAGAGGACGTGGCTCGAACAGACCGCCACCACCGCACCCGATCGTTTGGAGCCCTTCGGACCGCCGCCGCCCGGCGGCTACCGCCGCAAGACCCTCCTGAAACACTTCGCGCGCTCGCGCCACGCGCAAGAAATCCGTCGCGACCTCGAGCGCCGCAATCTCCTTCTCGACGATGCGCGCGTCCGGCTCATGCGGACGGCGATCCGCTTGTCCGTCGGGCCGGTCCTCCTGCTCGGGCTCGCCAAGATCGTCGTCGGTGAACATCGCGGCAAGCCGGTCGGCTACCTCTTCATGATTGCTCTGATCGCGGCTATCGCCAACATCATCCTGATGGCGCGCAACCTCCACCGGACACACGACGGCAACGACGTCGTCCGCAACCTCCGCAAGGATCGATCGCGCGCCATGCGGGCACCCTTGCAGGCTGAGCTGCCCCTGGCCTTCGCAGTGCTCGGCGCACCGGCGCTCGCGGGCTCGGACTATTCCGCGCTCGCGGCGCAGATTTCCACGGGTTGTGGCGGCGGCAGCGATGGCGGCGGCGGCGGCGGCGGGGGTGGTGGTGGCGGCGGCTGCGGGGGCTGCGGCGGCTAG
- the ttuD gene encoding putative hydroxypyruvate reductase (ID:RHAL1_02870;~source:Prodigal:2.6) — MDQKSFLRSLFDAAVAAADPFKTIAAHLPPPPKGRTLVIGAGKASAEMARALEQNWPAPLEGLVVTRYGHGAETKGIEIVEASHPVPDQAGADAAKRMLQLVQGLTADDLVIALISGGGSSLLPIPLDGLTLADKQAVNKALLKSGATIGEMNCVRRHLSAIKGGRLLQACAPAKVVTLAISDVPGDAPGDIASGPTMPDPTTCADALRLIEKYGIEIPAGVRKTLESGLGESPKPDDPSLPPHEFHLIAAPQASLEAAAEIARQAGITPYILGDSLEGESRDMGIVMAGIARQVATRGQPFATPCVLLSGGETTVTVRGDGRGGRNVEFLLSLAIALQGNAKVFAIAGDTDGVDGAEEIAGAIVTPTTLTRAFEAGITPAESLARNDGHGFFQALGDSVVTGPTLTNVNDFRAILIE; from the coding sequence TTGGACCAGAAGTCGTTTTTGCGGTCGCTGTTCGATGCGGCCGTCGCCGCCGCGGACCCGTTCAAGACCATCGCCGCGCACCTGCCGCCGCCGCCGAAGGGCCGCACGCTCGTCATCGGCGCCGGCAAGGCGTCCGCCGAGATGGCCCGCGCCCTGGAGCAGAACTGGCCGGCACCGCTCGAGGGGCTCGTCGTCACCCGCTACGGCCATGGCGCCGAGACCAAGGGCATCGAGATCGTCGAGGCGAGCCATCCGGTGCCCGACCAGGCCGGCGCCGACGCCGCCAAGCGCATGCTGCAGCTCGTGCAGGGCCTCACCGCCGACGACCTCGTCATCGCGCTGATCTCGGGCGGCGGCTCGTCGCTGCTGCCGATCCCGCTCGACGGCCTCACGCTGGCCGACAAGCAGGCAGTCAACAAGGCGCTGCTGAAGAGCGGCGCGACGATCGGCGAGATGAACTGCGTGCGCCGGCATCTGTCGGCGATCAAGGGCGGCCGCCTGCTGCAGGCCTGCGCGCCGGCCAAGGTCGTGACCCTGGCGATCTCCGACGTGCCGGGCGACGCGCCCGGCGACATCGCCTCCGGCCCGACCATGCCGGACCCGACGACCTGCGCCGACGCGCTGCGGCTGATCGAGAAGTACGGGATCGAGATTCCGGCGGGCGTCCGCAAGACTCTTGAGAGCGGCCTGGGCGAATCGCCGAAGCCCGACGACCCGAGCCTGCCGCCGCACGAGTTCCACCTCATCGCGGCGCCGCAGGCCTCGCTCGAGGCGGCGGCGGAGATCGCGCGCCAGGCCGGCATCACGCCCTACATCCTCGGCGACAGCCTGGAAGGCGAGTCGCGCGACATGGGCATCGTGATGGCCGGCATCGCGCGCCAGGTGGCGACGCGCGGCCAGCCCTTTGCGACGCCTTGCGTGCTGTTGTCGGGCGGCGAGACCACGGTGACCGTGCGCGGCGACGGTCGCGGCGGCCGCAACGTCGAGTTCCTGCTGTCGCTCGCCATCGCCCTGCAAGGGAACGCCAAGGTCTTCGCCATCGCCGGCGACACGGACGGCGTCGACGGCGCCGAGGAGATCGCCGGCGCCATCGTCACGCCGACGACGCTGACGCGCGCCTTCGAAGCCGGCATCACGCCGGCCGAAAGCCTGGCGCGCAACGACGGCCACGGCTTCTTCCAGGCGCTCGGCGACAGCGTTGTCACCGGCCCGACTCTCACGAACGTGAACGATTTCAGAGCAATCCTGATCGAATAA
- a CDS encoding PAS domain-containing sensor histidine kinase (ID:RHAL1_02871;~source:Prodigal:2.6): protein MSDVWCGPGLTRDDYDAFVDALALDRRNGAPLLAVATGDAPRLVMASFAFFALFGVSGSEALSRRLLGSRDPGARRLADLFRSLPLQGAPRLERLRFTIGPSSEIITFLCRRFTAASGLPVFVAAALGVRPGLMPVAAPPVASADDAEGAASSFDEPMNLPAIQETLGKRWPSTRRLRFLWQSDAEGICREITEPLAAVVGRGNGDLVGTNLLELAPRLDASGRLAQALAERKTWSGVTIDWPITDAPGAVGVALGAVPSFGAERAFEGYRGYGVIHLDRIVPHQPTRLVPAPEDSRSLNNVVAFPGGREFSSEDHAAFAALAAELRDRTGLLEETPAPAVTEPSAPEPPPAPEPVVDVPTAETPEAASPQPEQPAVEAPEPVAAVAPPHAGNLLAVLDRLALGVLVSRDNVPIFANRHFFELTGFRNEDELHTAGGLAHLFSGSPHEGERCESVAVRRRDGTVLPAAARMQRIDWDGLPATLLTLKPAPDTAATRSLEAEHDAAIEAMGRQHADDRRRDGAELRHLRAILETATDGVAVIDAAGNVLSLNRSGEALLGRDRGTVVGKPFLDLFAQGNQNLAKDYLDGLTTNATRSLLNDGRELEVKAPQGGTIPVFMTLGRLDHGAPDEEAGAGPDARYCALFRDLTHWKKVEHELETAKHDAERASAAKTDFLAKVSHEVRTPLNAIIGFAEVMQEERFGPVGNERYREYLRDIHASGTHVMSLINDLLDLSKIEAGRMELDPTPIDANRIISDCVGLMQTQASRGRVIMRLSLAPALPMIRADERSMRQIVLNLLSNAVKYNEPGGQVIVATAAPEDGKVLIRVRDTGAGMSEADIAAALEPFRQVSTRPMTEGTGLGLPLTKALVEANEATFAIRSKVDQGTLVEIAFPPARVLQGQR, encoded by the coding sequence ATGAGTGACGTCTGGTGCGGGCCCGGCCTGACGCGCGACGATTACGATGCGTTCGTCGATGCGCTCGCCCTCGACCGCCGCAACGGTGCCCCCCTGCTCGCGGTCGCGACCGGCGACGCACCCCGCCTCGTCATGGCGAGCTTCGCCTTCTTCGCGCTCTTCGGCGTCTCGGGCAGCGAGGCGCTGTCGCGCCGCCTGCTCGGCAGCCGCGATCCCGGCGCGCGTCGCCTCGCCGATCTTTTCCGCTCCCTGCCGCTGCAGGGCGCGCCTAGGCTGGAGCGCCTGCGCTTCACCATCGGGCCGTCGAGCGAGATCATCACCTTCCTCTGTCGCCGGTTCACCGCGGCCTCAGGCCTGCCGGTGTTCGTCGCCGCCGCGCTCGGCGTGCGGCCGGGCCTGATGCCGGTCGCCGCGCCGCCCGTCGCGAGCGCCGATGATGCCGAAGGCGCGGCCTCGTCCTTCGACGAGCCGATGAACTTGCCGGCGATCCAGGAGACGCTCGGCAAGCGCTGGCCGTCGACGCGACGCCTCCGCTTCCTGTGGCAGAGCGATGCCGAGGGGATCTGCCGCGAGATCACCGAGCCGCTGGCGGCCGTCGTCGGCCGCGGCAACGGCGATCTCGTCGGCACGAACCTTCTCGAGCTGGCGCCGCGGCTCGATGCGAGCGGCCGGCTCGCCCAGGCGCTGGCGGAGCGCAAGACCTGGAGCGGCGTCACCATCGACTGGCCGATCACCGATGCGCCGGGGGCCGTCGGCGTCGCGCTCGGCGCCGTGCCGTCCTTCGGCGCGGAGCGCGCCTTCGAGGGGTACCGCGGCTACGGCGTGATCCATCTCGACCGCATCGTGCCGCACCAGCCGACGCGGCTCGTGCCGGCGCCCGAGGACAGCCGCAGCCTCAACAACGTCGTCGCCTTTCCGGGCGGCCGAGAGTTTTCCAGCGAGGACCACGCCGCGTTCGCCGCGCTGGCGGCCGAGCTGCGCGACCGCACCGGCCTCCTCGAAGAGACGCCCGCCCCGGCCGTGACGGAGCCGTCGGCGCCGGAGCCTCCGCCCGCGCCAGAACCCGTCGTGGACGTGCCGACCGCCGAGACACCCGAGGCTGCGTCGCCGCAACCCGAGCAGCCAGCAGTCGAGGCGCCCGAGCCCGTGGCCGCCGTCGCGCCGCCGCACGCCGGCAACCTCCTGGCCGTGCTCGATCGGCTCGCGCTCGGCGTGCTCGTCTCGCGCGACAACGTGCCGATCTTCGCCAACCGCCATTTTTTCGAGCTGACCGGCTTCCGCAACGAGGATGAGCTGCATACTGCCGGCGGCCTCGCACATCTCTTCAGCGGATCACCTCACGAAGGCGAGCGCTGCGAATCGGTCGCCGTGCGCCGCCGCGACGGCACGGTCCTGCCCGCCGCGGCACGGATGCAGCGCATCGACTGGGACGGGCTGCCGGCCACCCTGCTCACGCTGAAGCCGGCACCCGACACCGCGGCGACACGTAGCCTCGAGGCCGAGCACGACGCGGCGATCGAAGCGATGGGCCGCCAGCACGCCGACGACCGCCGCCGCGACGGCGCCGAGCTGCGCCACCTGCGCGCGATCCTCGAGACCGCGACGGATGGCGTTGCGGTGATCGATGCCGCCGGCAACGTTCTCTCCCTGAACCGCTCCGGCGAGGCGCTGCTCGGCCGCGACCGCGGCACCGTGGTCGGCAAGCCGTTCCTCGACCTTTTCGCGCAGGGCAACCAGAACCTCGCGAAGGACTACCTCGACGGCCTGACGACGAATGCCACCCGGAGCCTGCTCAACGACGGGCGCGAGCTTGAGGTGAAGGCGCCGCAGGGCGGCACGATCCCGGTCTTCATGACCCTTGGCCGGCTCGACCATGGCGCGCCCGACGAGGAGGCCGGCGCAGGCCCCGATGCGCGCTACTGCGCGCTCTTCCGCGACCTTACGCACTGGAAGAAGGTCGAGCACGAGCTGGAGACGGCGAAGCACGACGCCGAGCGCGCGAGCGCCGCCAAGACCGACTTCCTCGCCAAGGTCAGCCACGAGGTGCGCACGCCGCTCAACGCCATCATCGGCTTCGCCGAGGTGATGCAGGAGGAACGCTTCGGGCCCGTCGGCAACGAGCGCTACCGGGAATACCTGCGCGACATCCATGCGTCCGGCACGCATGTAATGAGCCTCATCAACGACCTGCTCGATCTTTCCAAGATCGAGGCCGGACGGATGGAGCTCGACCCGACGCCGATCGACGCCAACCGCATCATTTCCGATTGCGTCGGGCTGATGCAGACGCAGGCGAGCCGCGGCCGGGTGATCATGCGCCTGTCGCTCGCCCCCGCCCTGCCGATGATCAGGGCCGACGAGCGCTCGATGCGCCAGATCGTCCTGAACCTCCTGTCGAACGCGGTGAAGTACAACGAGCCGGGCGGCCAGGTGATCGTCGCCACCGCCGCTCCCGAGGACGGCAAGGTCCTGATTCGCGTGCGCGACACCGGCGCCGGCATGTCGGAGGCCGACATCGCCGCCGCGCTCGAGCCGTTCCGCCAGGTCTCGACGCGGCCGATGACCGAAGGCACCGGCCTCGGCTTGCCGCTGACCAAGGCGCTCGTGGAGGCCAACGAGGCGACCTTCGCGATCCGCTCGAAGGTCGACCAGGGCACGCTCGTCGAGATCGCCTTCCCGCCCGCGCGCGTGCTGCAGGGGCAGCGCTAG
- a CDS encoding putative membrane protein (ID:RHAL1_02881;~source:Prodigal:2.6): MTPDVQQIELPLTLFGTALALFIGFCVNAAYARWWEARGLWGLMINASRNVARQAISFCDESVPGAIKGLAREIARGQIAYVHVLRTSLRGQPMPDEARRYLPADQVEGLARIANKHNMILTDMALMAARALKAGMLDPYARVRIEATLVDIANAQGGMERIKNTPLPSQYRFFPLIFAHVFCIILPFAVVQKLGIYTPFGSAFVGLMFLMAVQIGLDLMDPFADDIYDVPMTAMCRTIEIDLLQMLGEPAPEPVRPVDGILW; this comes from the coding sequence GTGACGCCCGACGTGCAGCAGATCGAGCTGCCGCTCACCCTCTTCGGCACGGCGCTGGCGCTCTTCATCGGCTTCTGCGTCAACGCCGCCTATGCGCGCTGGTGGGAGGCGCGCGGGCTCTGGGGCCTGATGATCAACGCCTCGCGCAACGTCGCGCGCCAGGCGATCTCCTTCTGCGACGAGAGCGTGCCCGGGGCCATCAAGGGCCTGGCCCGCGAGATCGCCCGCGGGCAGATCGCCTACGTGCACGTGCTGCGCACCTCGCTGCGCGGCCAGCCCATGCCCGACGAGGCGCGGCGCTACCTGCCGGCCGATCAGGTCGAAGGGCTCGCGCGCATCGCTAACAAGCACAACATGATCCTCACCGACATGGCGCTGATGGCGGCACGCGCGCTGAAGGCGGGGATGCTCGATCCCTATGCCCGCGTGCGCATCGAGGCGACGCTCGTCGACATCGCCAATGCGCAGGGCGGCATGGAGCGCATCAAGAACACGCCGCTGCCCTCGCAGTACCGGTTCTTCCCGCTCATCTTCGCGCATGTCTTCTGCATCATCCTGCCGTTCGCGGTGGTGCAGAAGCTCGGCATCTACACGCCATTCGGCTCGGCCTTCGTCGGCCTGATGTTCCTGATGGCCGTGCAGATCGGCCTCGATCTCATGGACCCGTTCGCCGACGACATCTACGACGTGCCGATGACCGCGATGTGCCGGACGATCGAGATCGATCTCCTGCAGATGCTCGGCGAGCCCGCGCCGGAGCCCGTGCGGCCGGTGGATGGGATCTTGTGGTGA
- a CDS encoding hypothetical protein (ID:RHAL1_02875;~conserved protein of unknown function;~source:Prodigal:2.6) — MTGEVVNLRRARKSRERAEREVMAASNRVLHGRSKVERLSKELESARSERLLDGHRLASRDGDDA; from the coding sequence GTGACCGGCGAGGTCGTGAATCTCCGCCGCGCCCGCAAGTCGCGCGAGCGCGCCGAGCGCGAGGTCATGGCCGCGAGCAATCGCGTCCTTCACGGTCGCAGCAAGGTCGAGCGCCTGTCGAAGGAGCTGGAGAGCGCGCGCAGCGAGCGCCTGCTCGATGGGCATCGGCTCGCGTCGCGCGATGGCGACGACGCCTGA
- a CDS encoding hypothetical protein (ID:RHAL1_02882;~source:Prodigal:2.6), whose product MMVDRRPRFIYAARKVALPLFYLFLWTSSSPRFTTT is encoded by the coding sequence ATGATGGTCGACAGGCGCCCCCGCTTCATCTACGCCGCCCGCAAGGTCGCGCTGCCGCTCTTCTACCTGTTCCTCTGGACATCTTCGTCACCGCGCTTTACTACTACGTGA
- a CDS encoding hypothetical protein (ID:RHAL1_02876;~conserved protein of unknown function;~source:Prodigal:2.6): protein MPNDLIRYDLLVQEALCGVVKKVLGDVARNGELPGDHHFYITFRTHAPGVRLSSRMREQYPEEMTIILQHQYEGLRVSDHAFEVGLSFKSIPEVLVVPFDALTGFFDPSVPFNFKFEPQPNVDAEEVGEPGAPAPRALTSVPPAPASGGLVAMPKAAPEKSAVDKADGKAKPKAVPAKAVPASAEADADSDAPADAAKVVSIDAFRKKP from the coding sequence ATGCCGAACGACCTGATCCGCTACGATCTTCTCGTCCAGGAGGCACTCTGCGGGGTGGTCAAGAAGGTGCTCGGCGATGTCGCCCGCAACGGCGAGCTGCCTGGCGACCATCACTTCTACATCACCTTCCGCACCCACGCGCCCGGCGTGCGGCTGTCGTCGCGCATGCGCGAGCAGTACCCGGAGGAGATGACGATCATCCTGCAGCACCAGTACGAGGGGCTGCGCGTCAGCGACCATGCCTTCGAGGTCGGGCTGTCGTTCAAGAGCATTCCCGAGGTGCTGGTCGTGCCGTTCGATGCGCTGACCGGCTTCTTCGATCCCTCGGTGCCGTTCAACTTCAAGTTCGAGCCGCAGCCGAACGTCGACGCCGAGGAAGTTGGCGAGCCGGGCGCGCCTGCGCCGCGCGCGCTGACGTCCGTGCCGCCCGCGCCGGCGTCCGGCGGTCTCGTCGCCATGCCGAAGGCGGCGCCGGAGAAGAGCGCCGTCGACAAGGCCGACGGCAAGGCGAAGCCGAAGGCGGTGCCGGCGAAGGCCGTCCCGGCGTCTGCCGAGGCCGACGCGGACAGCGACGCGCCGGCCGACGCCGCGAAGGTCGTGTCGATCGACGCTTTCCGGAAGAAGCCGTGA
- a CDS encoding Arylsulfate sulfotransferase (ID:RHAL1_02874;~source:Prodigal:2.6), with protein sequence MGIGSRRAMATTPEAVAPTAIVKHSLVIAGHRTSISLEDAFWQALKAEAASRGASVAGLVAEIDAGRGEANLSSAIRVHLLRAATQRS encoded by the coding sequence ATGGGCATCGGCTCGCGTCGCGCGATGGCGACGACGCCTGAGGCCGTCGCACCGACGGCGATCGTCAAGCACTCGCTGGTTATCGCCGGCCACCGCACCAGCATTTCCTTGGAAGACGCGTTCTGGCAGGCGCTGAAGGCCGAGGCCGCGTCGCGCGGTGCGTCGGTCGCGGGCCTTGTCGCCGAGATCGACGCGGGGCGGGGCGAGGCGAACCTCTCCTCGGCGATCCGCGTGCATCTTCTGCGCGCCGCGACGCAGCGATCCTAG
- a CDS encoding MarR family transcriptional regulator (ID:RHAL1_02873;~source:Prodigal:2.6): MSAPDSNEPRLFPGPGPCNNSELRKATRNLGLLFDEILRPSGLRAAQHGILYHVKAMDRPTMKALARELVMDLSALGHTLKPLVRDGFLRLDPDDRDARAKRVSLTPAGEAKLAETTALWRSAQGRVETALGAEKARAMRAMLAEVSSNAFGAAFRGNRHLG; this comes from the coding sequence ATGAGCGCACCAGACAGCAACGAGCCGAGGCTCTTCCCCGGGCCCGGCCCCTGCAACAACAGCGAGTTACGCAAGGCGACCCGCAACCTCGGCCTTCTCTTCGACGAGATCCTGCGGCCGTCGGGCCTGCGCGCGGCGCAGCACGGGATCCTTTATCACGTGAAGGCCATGGACCGGCCGACCATGAAGGCTCTGGCGCGGGAGCTCGTCATGGATCTGTCGGCGCTTGGCCACACGTTGAAGCCGCTGGTGCGAGACGGATTCCTCCGCCTCGATCCCGACGATCGCGACGCGCGCGCCAAGCGCGTCTCCCTGACGCCGGCCGGCGAGGCCAAGCTCGCGGAGACGACGGCGCTCTGGCGCTCCGCCCAGGGACGGGTCGAGACGGCGCTCGGCGCGGAGAAGGCGCGGGCGATGCGGGCCATGCTGGCGGAGGTTTCGTCGAACGCGTTCGGCGCGGCGTTCCGCGGCAATCGCCACCTCGGATGA